Proteins co-encoded in one Rhodococcus sp. PAMC28707 genomic window:
- a CDS encoding GGDEF domain-containing protein: MAVVPLVQEKSIGWVGLIESYDRTWSEESLHLAAESDALTGLANRRRFTDDLLRRLSSGAGPVVLLFLDLDRLKARNDFYGHSAGDESTS, from the coding sequence ATGGCGGTAGTTCCTCTCGTCCAAGAGAAGTCGATCGGATGGGTCGGCCTCATCGAAAGCTACGACCGCACGTGGTCGGAGGAGTCGCTGCACCTCGCCGCCGAAAGCGACGCCCTGACCGGGCTGGCGAATCGGAGACGGTTCACCGATGACCTTCTCCGTCGCCTTTCCTCCGGCGCCGGACCTGTCGTTCTGCTGTTTCTCGATCTGGATCGACTCAAAGCACGCAACGATTTCTACGGACACTCGGCGGGCGACGAATCGACCAGCTGA